A window of the Miscanthus floridulus cultivar M001 chromosome 14, ASM1932011v1, whole genome shotgun sequence genome harbors these coding sequences:
- the LOC136503105 gene encoding probable glycosyltransferase 3, producing MGVPGAGGGRLRASSAKKQQRQRTLNNIKITLLCGFITVLVLRGTAGFNLLVSSGDLDGAAADAKVVEDVERILAEIRSDSEADDVVFVVEDGSSSTPSQRNATAASFGNFSASATVVKVREYSLGPKVKDWDAQRREWMSRHPEFPSVDPRRGGRPRVLLVTGSPPGPCDNPVGDHYLLKATKNKIDYCRLHGIDVVHNMAHLDPELTGYWSKLPLVRRLMLAHPEVEWIWWVDSDAIFTDMAFELPLSRYDGANLVIHGYPDLLFEKRSWIALNAGIFLLRNCQWSLDLLDAWVPMGPRGPSRVEAGKLLTASLTGRPPFDADDQSALIHLLLVQKERWMDKVHVETEFYLHGFWTGLVDRYEQMMEDHHPGLGDDRWPFITHFVGCKTCGRYEDYPLDRCIRGMERAFNFADNQVLRLYGFQHRSLTTAKVRRVTDPATNPLQAKEAALKMDAKFSST from the coding sequence ATGGGGGTGCCCGGTGCCGGCGGCGGGCGGCTGCGTGCCAGCAGCGCCAAGAAGCAGCAGCGGCAACGGACGCTGAACAACATCAAGATCACGCTCCTGTGCGGCTTCATCACGGTGCTGGTCCTCCGCGGCACCGCCGGCTTCAACCTCCTGGTCAGCAGCGGCGACCTCGACGGCGCGGCGGCGGACGCCAAGGTCGTCGAGGACGTGGAGCGCATCCTGGCCGAGATCCGCTCCGACTCCGAGGCGGACGACGTCGTGTTCGTGGTCGAGGACGGCTCGTCGTCGACGCCGTCGCAGCGCAACGCGACGGCGGCGAGCTTCGGCAACTTCTCGGCGTCGGCGACGGTGGTGAAGGTGCGGGAGTACAGCCTGGGTCCCAAGGTGAAGGACTGGGACGCGCAGCGGCGGGAGTGGATGTCCCGGCACCCGGAGTTCCCGTCCGTCGACCCGCGGCGCGGGGGACGGCCGCGTGTCCTGCTCGTCACCGGGTCGCCTCCGGGCCCCTGCGACAACCCCGTCGGCGACCACTACCTGCTCAAGGCGACCAAGAACAAGATCGACTACTGCCGGCTCCACGGCATCGACGTGGTGCACAACATGGCGCACCTGGACCCGGAGCTGACGGGGTACTGGTCCAAGCTGCCGCTGGTGCGGCGCCTCATGCTGGCGCACCCGGAGGTGGAGTGGATTTGGTGGGTGGACAGCGACGCCATCTTCACGGACATGGCGTTCGAGCTCCCGCTGTCCCGCTACGACGGCGCCAACCTCGTCATCCACGGGTACCCGGACCTGCTGTTCGAGAAGCGGTCGTGGATCGCGCTCAACGCCGGCATCTTCCTGCTCCGCAACTGCCAGTGGTCGCTGGACCTGCTGGACGCCTGGGTGCCCATGGGTCCCCGGGGACCGTCACGCGTCGAGGCCGGGAAGCTGCTCACGGCCAGCCTCACGGGCCGGCCGCCGTTCGACGCCGACGACCAGTCGGCGCTCATCCACCTGCTGCTGGTGCAGAAGGAGCGGTGGATGGACAAGGTGCACGTGGAGACGGAGTTCTACCTCCATGGCTTCTGGACGGGGCTGGTGGACAGGTACGAGCAGATGATGGAGGATCACCACCCGGGCCTCGGCGACGACCGCTGGCCCTTCATCACCCACTTCGTCGGGTGCAAGACCTGCGGCAGGTACGAGGACTACCCGCTGGACCGCTGCATCCGGGGCATGGAGCGCGCCTTCAACTTCGCCGACAACCAGGTGCTCAGGCTCTACGGATTCCAGCACCGCTCGCTCACCACCGCCAAGGTCAGGAGGGTCACCGACCCAGCCACCAACCCGCTCCAGGCAAAGGAAGCGGCGCTCAAGATGGACGCCAAGTTCTCGAGCACCTAG